Proteins found in one Pontibacter sp. SGAir0037 genomic segment:
- a CDS encoding DUF72 domain-containing protein encodes MICIGTSGWHYKHWMGNFYPHGLRSKGFTDYYTRFFSTVEINNSFYKLPSAETFVNWRASVPDNFLFAVKASRFITHMKKLKDPQESIARFFGNVNALEEKLGPVLFQLPPMWSINLERLRSFLAQLPPYYRYTFEFRHPSWYHPAVYDLLRQYQAAFCIYELEYHQSPFEVTSNFVYVRLHGPEAKYCGSYTEETLRWWVDNCRAWHARGLDIYIYFDNDQNGYAAFNAQRLQELVREQIVC; translated from the coding sequence ATGATATGTATTGGTACCTCGGGTTGGCACTACAAGCATTGGATGGGAAATTTCTACCCGCATGGTTTAAGATCAAAAGGTTTTACAGATTACTATACCCGTTTTTTTAGTACAGTAGAAATCAATAACTCGTTTTATAAGTTGCCCTCTGCCGAGACTTTTGTTAACTGGCGGGCCTCCGTTCCCGATAACTTTTTGTTTGCTGTAAAGGCTAGCCGCTTTATTACGCACATGAAAAAGCTGAAAGACCCCCAGGAAAGCATAGCCCGTTTTTTCGGGAACGTAAATGCCCTTGAAGAGAAGCTGGGGCCTGTCCTGTTTCAGCTGCCGCCCATGTGGAGCATTAACCTGGAGCGCCTTCGCAGTTTCTTGGCCCAACTACCACCCTATTACCGCTATACCTTCGAGTTCCGCCATCCCAGCTGGTATCATCCTGCAGTGTACGACCTGCTCCGACAGTACCAGGCGGCCTTCTGCATTTACGAACTGGAGTACCACCAGTCGCCCTTCGAAGTAACATCCAACTTTGTGTACGTTCGCTTACACGGACCTGAGGCAAAGTACTGTGGCAGCTATACAGAAGAAACCCTGCGCTGGTGGGTTGATAACTGTCGTGCCTGGCATGCTCGAGGCTTAGATATCTACATCTATTTCGATAACGACCAGAATGGCTATGCAGCCTTTAATGCACAACGTTTACAAGAGCTGGTAAGGGAACAAATTGTCTGCTGA